Part of the Plasmodium knowlesi strain H genome assembly, chromosome: 11 genome is shown below.
GGAATGTTGGATCTGCTCATTTATGTGTATAGAGAGTTGCAGAGGAAAAAGCGCAAGAAGAAAATACCTGACAAGCATGTGAGGATATCAGACTTGGTGTGTGTTATGAAGCAGGTGAATAAATGGGACATCTTCAACATTTGTAGAGACATACTAACGAATCGAAGAACTAGTGGAGAATTCTCTGTCGATACGATGAGGGATATCATACGCGAGCTGAACAACTTTAAGGTGAAGAGTTTGTTCGACTTGCAGGTGAAAATATTCCTGTTTGAGGAGTGCCTCCTCTGCGATGGAGGGACCTCTCACCTTTGTCATGTTTGCGACATTAACGGAGATGGTGTTCCCAGGGGTGATGTCCCAGAACGAGATACGAAGCAATACGAAGACGGAATCGTCAAGTTGAAGGAGCGACTGCCGCGAGATCTTCATGCCTACGTGGAGAAGAACCTGTCCCTCAGCGTCAAAGGAGAGCTACCATGCTTAAATCTTTTGTACCACCTAATTTGCATTAGTAACAGATACCCAGACGTTAATCTGTTCGAGTATACCATCGTGAagaggaaggttcttttgGAGATGGCCCTCCAGTATGTTACTTGGAGCAACTTTGATGTATTCTTCTGTTGCCTTGGCTTTGTGAGGGGTGGCCTTCTCAATGGTGAGGAAAGCATAACCAACGATAGAGAGAACATGCCAAAGGATGGAAAAGACACAACCAACGGTGTTCTCCCGAATGATATCCCAACGAAGGATGTCCCAACGAAGGATGCCCCCCCGAGTGAAGCCCACCCCGTGGAGGAGGCCTTCCGCAAGTATCTAACCACTCTGAAGAACTTCTACCGAAAAATGCACGACGAGCAGAGCGCACTGCATAGGCAGAAATGGAAGACTCTAAATGAGGCCTTAACAGGAAGTGACACTGGTAAGAAGGTACTTCCCCCTCTAGTTAACGGAAAACTAAACATACAAAAAAGcagagataaaaaaatggaaggcaAAAGAGAGTCTCACCAATTATTGCATTCGAAGATgggtttacattttttgaagtacacatatatgaagtgtcaaaaggagaaaaaagcatACCTATCTACTTTTAAGGATAGAGACAAAATCACAGCCAATCTAGTGAAGCTTGTTTACTTCATCCTCTCCATTAGTTACCATGACGATGGATTAGTGGATTATGAAATTGTGACCATGGCTAGACAAATGCTCAAGCTGCTTATACAgatggatgaaaaaaatattaaatcccttTACAAgatttatttattctctCTTCCAGATGGTGTTACTCACTTTTTCGACTACCTTACGACGgatatatttcttctaaATGAATTGAAGTTAAGTAGACATGGGTTATGCAAattgatgagaaaaataCTGGATCTTTATGTAAACACTTATtatctttttattctcttttcaaatgtagaaaaatgcagagatagcaattttttcattgaCAGAACGATGAGCATTCTTATCAtgaattacttttttttttctgaactgcATAAGTTGAGAGGTTCCCATATGTTTGCTTTTGGTGTGATAAATTCCTATTTGCATATTAatgaaggggggaagaactTATTTCTGCTTTCCGCTGCAGGGGAGGAGGTTGATGGACATGCCTGTCGGGTCTTAGGCGTGGAACGGGACGGGCAACACGACGTGGAAGCGGGTGCACCAGGTGTGGGAGTAACTACTATGAGAAGTCACTCCAACATGGAATGTGGAGACTTGTGGAACCTCCCTGACGATAGCGATGAGGCCTTTTTGAGCGAACCTGTTGTGGACACCTCCAAAAAGAAGAGCAAGGAATCCCCAGTAAGCGAACAGAATGAAGTAAACAGAAAAGACACTCCAAACCGTAGTGGAGAGAGTAGTCCCACCTTGAGCCCAACCAAGGGGGTTCAAAAGAGCGAAGAAGAAACATCACAAAGTCATGGCAGTCGAAACGATACTCCTCCATCTGTACGTTTGTCTTCTCAAGGGAACCGCGCAAAGAGAGATGAtaattccaaaaaaaaaatgaacccgTTGTACGCATTGAAGAATCAACTGAAGAATCCATCTCTGCTAATCGaccttaacaaaaatattatggATTTGTATTCCTTTGTCCTCGACTTAAATTATTTGAAAATCCTTCTCTCTATGTTAAACATATCTCTATCCTCCGAGTATTTTATTTACGAGCCTGAATTACACCAACAGTTCATGGCCTTTGTGGAAAGTAACAATTTATGTGTTGGTGATTTTTTGAGCGATGTTAGGCGCGTTGGAAACATCCTTGAGGAGGGCGCAGGTAAAAACAAGTGGGAAGGCAACTCATCTGGATGTAATCAGTTGGACaatcttcccttcccctttaaacacagaaaaaagtTCTACATCTTTCTGCTGGCCCTGCATCTTATCCTACGCCTCATAACGATTTACCCGAACGAGTGTATCACCATAACGAACGAAGCAAAGTTACATGACATTGTAAATTTCAACAGAATTCTCTTCTCAAATATAATTATTGCGAACCAGATAAACGAATTGAGATTCATTTCCACTGAGTACATTAACACCACGTTCCAATATGATCCCCTTACAAAAACGCTCACATTTAAATACAAGATAAAGGAAGACGACAGTGAGCAGTACGAGGACGTCACTGCCAAGTTGACTTTGACTTTCCTTCCCAACTATCCGTTCTCACATATGGTGATAAGTGACAGGATAGAATCTCTAGGTGAGGAAATCATCTTCCCCTCGTTATGAGCGTActtgcatttaaaaaaaaaaaaaaaaaaaaaaaaaaaaaaaaaaaaaaaaattctgttcGACCGAATGGAGAGTATAACAGATATATAAGAAATTTAAACGTGTAAGAATAACTGAATGGTTATCAGTGCATATTTGCTACAAAGTAACTTGTCATTCCATGTGAAAAACGCTTTTCCCTCCTACCATCCTCCGCAGACAAGAAGGCCCAAGTGCACAACTCCATCAAGAGCATGTACAAGTATGCCCGGACGGGCAACATCAACGAGATGTTCGTAAAATTTGACAGTCTAATGAATGGCTACTTTGAGAATAAGTCCCAATGCAACATCTGCTTTATGATTTTGTACGAGACGAAGACATGTGACAAGGCTTGCTCCCAGTGCGGCACATCCTACCACAGCTACTGTCTACACAAGTACGTGCCACGCGGTGCTTGCGCAATGATAGCTCACTGTTAGCGGAGCGTTAGCAGAGCAAGAATTTTGCCTACCCATTATCTATCTTTACATTTTGtgacatttccttttttctttacccccTTCCCCTGCAGGTGGTTCCTGACTTCCCACAATACCAAGTGCCCATCGTGCCAAATGCAATTCACTTAGTGTAGGAATACCGCGTGACAGTTATTCGGAGGTAATTTTCCAAGGGCTCATACTCCTCCCCAACGTGGATTCCCTACATATTCatccatttgaaaaattttcacttgatttattttcctaCACTTTGATATATTTACCAACACTATTGAAATGAACgcgtgtatatatttgtgttTAAGACAGTTGGCTATGTGAAAGACAGAATCGAGGGCCATGTGCGCGGAGGTTTTAAGCACAtttaatttacaaaaaaaaaaaaaaaaatgtggtgcTATGTTGTGCGACTTGACGTGGACAAAATGGTCCACTTCGAATACCAATTGACGACAGCGTAATTGCAGTTGTGCagaaaacgaaaagggggaaaaaggatgCAAGGCACCCTGTTGCAAAGCgccaatttaaaaaatagaaaatatggaagaaaaaaaaaaaaaaaaaaaaaaaaaaaaaaaaaatgaaacgatTCATGTGTAGGTAGTCGAATGGAGAAATATGCCATGTACgcttatacatgtataccaGTGCATGTATGTTGGCGTTGGTATTTCACGAATTGGATGTCCCCATGAACAAGATAGATGTTTCTGGGCGTTTCGCATGGCAAGGACACGAAGCTGAGTATACCTTGTTAGGTGAATCCATGGAATGTGGGTAGCGGGTGCGCAGCGGCACGGTTGGTAGTTGTGGCGGATTTGAAGTGATCCTTATGTCTCTGCTTCTTCCTATCAGGTGAGGAAAAATCTGGTATGGAAAGATTCCTCTTGACGCGCATTTGTGTTGCCCCTTCGTAAGATGTTTCCGGGTTCACAGCATGGTAACTGGATCTGTtgaatttccttctcttaGAAGATGTAGAAGTAGGAGTAACATAGTTCGTGCTGTCATCGTAGAAAGACATTTCTTCCTTGGTCTCGATgacattcttttccttcatgtcATTCAACACCTTAATACTAGCTCTCTTAATAAACCCATTGGCATTTTTATCATCCTTGGCATACTGGTCtgaaaaaatagcaaaggATCTTctgccactttttttataccctcccaaatttttaaaggtATCATTGataagtttaaaaataatttttccatgtcTATCATTGGATttgcataaaaaatgagATATCATCGTAGTGGtaagaagattctttttcttctgttcaaTTTCTCTAAATgtttttattcctatataatattttaagcAGTGTACATACCAGTTGTACACTCCTATTCCGTCTAGGTTATCAAAACGTATGTCTGAAAACCATGGATGTGATAATGCATCTGCAGCTGTAATTCTATCATTGGGGTTATACTTTAACATTTTGACGAGGAGATCTATGCCCAGCTCATCTATCCTTCCATTCGTTATTACATTGAGAgcatcttttttattttttatattaacgTTGAAGAAATCTTCCTTAAGAGGATAGAATCTGGAGTCACTAAAAAATTCCAGCTCATCATTATTTGGTTTTCCTAAGGAATTCACAATTCTGATGATGAGATCAAATTCAGTTACGCCTCTGAATAGAGGCCTTCCTATAATTAGTTCGCAGATGATGCAGGCTGCAGACCAGATATCCACGTTCAGTCCGTACTGAAAATCTTTATTGTTGTAGTAGTCGTCTTCTTCTATTCCTCTCATGCGCGCTCTCTCTCGTTTTCGTTGTGTGTATTTCTCCCCCTCCTCTGTTCTTTCACCATGCGTCTCTTTCCCCCTCTctttgttgtttttcttcttcctattATTTGAGTTACCATTCCCCTGATCGCTTCTATTTCCTCCGTTCCCCTCGGCCCTCCCCCTGTCAATTGTGCACCCAGCGCTCGCAGCGTGTATCCTCTTCTTACCCGTGCTATCGATACCCCTAGTGGAGATGGCCCGTGAGGGGTATGGTGCATTCGAATGAGGAGCACTCGCATGGGGGTGATTGATTTGGCTGTTATTTCCATGAGGTGGATTGGCGCATGTGGACAAGCCATTGACTGGCGCCTTGGCTTTCCCCCTAGCCTTgaccttccccttcttacCCTTAGCCATTTCAAATTTGGAGAGAAGAACCTCCAGAGGACGATAATAAATAGTACACACAGTTGGAGTCATGTCTCCGTCATTTTTTAACTCCCTACATAAGCCTAAGTCACCAATTTTAAGTAAATATTTACGATTTGGTGTGTGTTGCAACATAACATTTTCAGGCTTTAAATCTCGGTGGCACATTTTATTGTTGTGTAGATAAGCTAGTCCATTTAATAATTGGAAGGATAACCATTTGGCTTCCTTCAAACTTAGCCCTGCCTGGTCATCAGTTATTTTGGTCTTCTGAATGAGTCTCTTCAAGTCTCCAGCATCACAATATTCATACGCAGCGAAGATAAATTTTTGGTCGGCTGAGAGAGGTGTCATGTCCAGTTTTTTGGAGTGCTGAAAGTTGGATGCATGATGTTGTAATATCTGGCGGTTAATATATTCACTAATGCATTTTTGTCTATCTATTGTTACGTCTATCAGTCTCAAAATATTTGGATGTCTCCCGATATTCTTCAAACAACTCAGTTCCCTCAAAGTTGTACAGCTAAtcccttcttcatttatgGTTTTCAAATCATCACGGAAAAATTTTATCgcataaatatttttcctaaaGAAGACGAACTCATCCGTGTAGTAGTCGTATGGGAGGTAATTGGTATTTTGGTAGAGGTcgttgttattgttgttgttgtatttGATTACCTTCCCTTTGTACACATCTCCGTAGGTCCCGCCACCCAGTTTCTCT
Proteins encoded:
- a CDS encoding cdc2-like protein kinase, putative translates to MYGITLTKCKIYFNNIYSTVSLEEKLGGGTYGDVYKGKVIKYNNNNNNDLYQNTNYLPYDYYTDEFVFFRKNIYAIKFFRDDLKTINEEGISCTTLRELSCLKNIGRHPNILRLIDVTIDRQKCISEYINRQILQHHASNFQHSKKLDMTPLSADQKFIFAAYEYCDAGDLKRLIQKTKITDDQAGLSLKEAKWLSFQLLNGLAYLHNNKMCHRDLKPENVMLQHTPNRKYLLKIGDLGLCRELKNDGDMTPTVCTIYYRPLEVLLSKFEMAKGKKGKVKARGKAKAPVNGLSTCANPPHGNNSQINHPHASAPHSNAPYPSRAISTRGIDSTGKKRIHAASAGCTIDRGRAEGNGGNRSDQGNGNSNNRKKKNNKERGKETHGERTEEGEKYTQRKRERARMRGIEEDDYYNNKDFQYGLNVDIWSAACIICELIIGRPLFRGVTEFDLIIRIVNSLGKPNNDELEFFSDSRFYPLKEDFFNVNIKNKKDALNVITNGRIDELGIDLLVKMLKYNPNDRITAADALSHPWFSDIRFDNLDGIGVYNWYVHCLKYYIGIKTFREIEQKKKNLLTTTMISHFLCKSNDRHGKIIFKLINDTFKNLGGYKKSGRRSFAIFSDQYAKDDKNANGFIKRASIKVLNDMKEKNVIETKEEMSFYDDSTNYVTPTSTSSKRRKFNRSSYHAVNPETSYEGATQMRVKRNLSIPDFSSPDRKKQRHKDHFKSATTTNRAAAHPLPTFHGFT